A single Rubrivivax gelatinosus IL144 DNA region contains:
- a CDS encoding site-specific recombinase, translating into MTQPTWDLSALVNAADPAAGPAARHLWLVRLLEWLRHAPASRRAGASIGPPLARLGLLLNAAEGQPEFRGRLQGMLAGFWRGIDKAALFAEFGFGARHSLFGEVGRRLRVQWLPQTPETQDLAELFQLLFQPGDARWIEQLDDPTLERIATLVDPEGASGWRPAMLDAITILVSAVHASGYLPPLRRRMDRQALSGEPFRQLTRAADAVREAVVEGRVADALREANVLRALLDACRQAAASVTGHLEEYGVSVDIVYELDQMRQRTLRIEMLLDCVLAPQPLPALRALVQELLHVADDERGLRRLLARHYSLLARQVAERSAETGSHYITRDLGEWREMLRAAAGGGAVIAGTTYLKFAIAALGLAAFWTGFWSGVNYAASFVVIMLLHWTVATKQPAMTAPAMAESLAAGTGDAEIEAFVDRVAQLIRSQAAGIIGNLAVCGPIALTIQLAWEGIFGVPLVGEHQAEYVLHSLTLLGPTLLYAAFTGVLLFASSLIAGWAENWFVYHRLDSAIAWNPRFVARLGQARAQRWAAWWRANVSGLVANVSLGMMLGLVPALASFFALPLEVRHVTLSTGQLAAAAGALGFEVLRQPAFWWCAAGILLTGVLNLTVSFWLAFKVALRSRSIQVRERQRITAAVWRRLRRDPLSFVRPPQG; encoded by the coding sequence ATGACGCAGCCGACCTGGGATCTCAGCGCCCTCGTCAACGCCGCCGACCCCGCGGCCGGCCCCGCCGCCCGCCACCTCTGGCTGGTGCGCCTGCTCGAATGGCTGCGCCACGCGCCGGCCTCGCGCCGCGCCGGCGCCTCGATCGGCCCGCCGCTGGCACGCCTGGGCCTGCTGCTCAACGCCGCCGAGGGCCAGCCCGAGTTCCGCGGCCGGCTGCAGGGCATGCTGGCCGGCTTCTGGCGCGGCATCGACAAGGCGGCGCTGTTCGCCGAGTTCGGCTTCGGCGCGCGCCACTCGCTGTTCGGCGAGGTCGGCCGCCGGCTGCGCGTGCAGTGGCTGCCGCAGACGCCCGAGACGCAGGACCTGGCCGAACTCTTCCAGCTGCTGTTCCAGCCGGGCGACGCGCGCTGGATCGAGCAGCTCGACGACCCGACGCTGGAGCGCATCGCCACCCTCGTCGACCCCGAAGGCGCCAGCGGCTGGCGCCCGGCGATGCTCGACGCGATCACGATCCTCGTCAGCGCGGTGCACGCCAGCGGTTACCTGCCGCCGCTGCGCCGGCGCATGGACCGCCAGGCGCTGTCGGGCGAACCCTTCCGCCAGCTGACGCGCGCCGCCGACGCGGTGCGCGAGGCCGTCGTCGAAGGCCGCGTGGCCGACGCGCTGCGCGAGGCCAACGTGCTGCGCGCGCTGCTCGACGCCTGCCGCCAGGCCGCCGCCAGCGTCACCGGGCACCTGGAGGAATACGGCGTCTCGGTGGACATCGTCTACGAGCTCGACCAGATGCGCCAGCGCACGCTGCGCATCGAGATGCTGCTGGACTGCGTGCTCGCGCCGCAGCCGCTGCCGGCGCTGCGTGCGCTGGTGCAGGAGCTGCTGCACGTCGCCGACGACGAACGCGGCCTGCGCCGGCTGCTGGCGCGCCACTACTCGCTGCTGGCGCGCCAGGTGGCCGAACGCAGCGCCGAGACGGGCTCGCACTACATCACGCGCGACCTCGGCGAGTGGCGCGAGATGCTGCGTGCTGCTGCCGGCGGCGGCGCGGTCATCGCCGGCACCACCTACCTGAAGTTCGCGATCGCCGCGCTCGGCCTGGCGGCGTTCTGGACCGGTTTCTGGTCGGGCGTGAACTACGCCGCCAGCTTCGTCGTCATCATGCTGCTGCACTGGACGGTGGCGACCAAGCAGCCGGCGATGACGGCGCCGGCGATGGCCGAGTCGCTGGCCGCCGGCACCGGCGACGCCGAGATCGAGGCTTTCGTCGACCGCGTCGCGCAACTGATCCGCTCGCAGGCCGCCGGGATCATCGGCAACCTCGCGGTCTGCGGGCCGATCGCGCTGACGATCCAGCTCGCCTGGGAAGGCATCTTCGGCGTGCCGCTGGTCGGCGAGCACCAGGCCGAGTACGTGCTGCACTCGCTGACGCTGCTCGGCCCGACGCTGCTCTACGCCGCCTTCACCGGCGTGCTGCTGTTCGCCAGTTCGCTGATCGCCGGCTGGGCCGAGAACTGGTTCGTCTACCACCGGCTCGACAGCGCGATCGCCTGGAACCCGCGTTTCGTCGCCCGGCTGGGCCAGGCGCGAGCGCAGCGCTGGGCGGCCTGGTGGCGCGCCAACGTCTCGGGCCTGGTGGCCAACGTCTCGCTGGGCATGATGCTCGGCCTGGTGCCGGCGCTGGCCTCGTTCTTCGCGCTGCCGCTGGAGGTGCGCCACGTGACGCTGTCCACCGGCCAGCTGGCCGCGGCTGCCGGCGCGCTGGGCTTCGAGGTGCTGCGCCAGCCGGCGTTCTGGTGGTGCGCGGCCGGCATCCTGCTGACCGGCGTGCTGAACCTGACGGTGAGCTTCTGGCTCGCGTTCAAGGTGGCGCTGCGTTCGCGCAGCATCCAGGTGCGCGAGCGCCAGCGCATCACCGCGGCTGTCTGGCGCCGGCTGCGGCGCGACCCGCTGTCCTTCGTGCGGCCGCCGCAGGGCTGA
- a CDS encoding cation:proton antiporter codes for MLEDIAGYLQIESWPLVPQMPFWGALALVAGALLGEGVRRAFGVPRIVGYSAVGLVIGLGGWGGGVLHGPARLVVDLALALLLFELGSRVRLRWLQANPALLATSALEAFASLAAIYLALRAFGQPVNVALACATLGTCASGAVIARVAGELKSAGQVTERMIVLTALNTLLAVLAHKLVIGWLHLDVGGDWVRAVSQPLWAFGGSVLLAALLSRLVAWVARRLDLRDENAALLLLGMIVLALTVAQLLNLSTLLVPLLAGVLLRNSTERPWVWPRHFGTAGGVLVLMLFVVVGSVVTLDALLVGGGLAVVLLLARGIAKTASVFAFARWSGIGLRQAAGLSLALTPLSGTVLVLLTDLQLTHPGFAPAVVPIVLSAIAFMELLGPLAVQAGLRLAGEHRPEPSWRAPQAEVAA; via the coding sequence ATGCTCGAAGACATTGCAGGTTACCTGCAGATCGAGTCGTGGCCGCTGGTGCCGCAGATGCCGTTCTGGGGGGCGCTCGCGCTGGTCGCCGGCGCGCTGCTGGGCGAAGGCGTGCGGCGTGCGTTCGGCGTGCCGCGCATCGTCGGCTACAGCGCGGTCGGCCTGGTCATCGGCCTGGGCGGCTGGGGCGGCGGCGTGCTGCACGGCCCGGCGCGGCTGGTCGTCGACCTGGCGCTGGCGCTGCTGCTGTTCGAGCTGGGCAGCCGCGTGCGCCTGCGCTGGCTGCAGGCCAACCCGGCGCTGCTGGCCACCAGCGCGCTCGAAGCCTTCGCCAGCCTGGCCGCGATCTACCTCGCGCTGCGCGCCTTCGGCCAGCCGGTCAACGTGGCGCTGGCCTGCGCGACGCTGGGCACCTGCGCTTCGGGTGCGGTGATCGCGCGCGTGGCCGGCGAGCTGAAGTCCGCCGGCCAGGTGACCGAACGCATGATCGTGCTGACGGCGCTGAACACGCTGCTGGCGGTGCTGGCGCACAAGCTGGTCATCGGCTGGCTGCACCTGGACGTCGGCGGCGACTGGGTGCGTGCGGTGTCGCAGCCGCTGTGGGCCTTCGGCGGCTCGGTGCTGCTGGCGGCGCTGCTGTCGCGGCTCGTCGCCTGGGTCGCGCGCCGGCTGGACCTGCGCGACGAGAACGCCGCGCTGCTGCTGCTGGGCATGATCGTGCTGGCGCTGACCGTCGCCCAGCTGCTCAACCTGTCGACGCTGCTGGTGCCGCTGCTGGCCGGCGTGCTGCTGCGCAACTCGACCGAACGCCCCTGGGTCTGGCCGCGCCACTTCGGCACCGCCGGCGGCGTGCTGGTGCTGATGCTGTTCGTCGTCGTCGGCAGCGTCGTCACGCTGGACGCGCTGCTGGTCGGCGGCGGGCTGGCGGTCGTGCTGCTGCTCGCCCGCGGCATCGCCAAGACCGCCTCGGTCTTCGCCTTCGCGCGCTGGAGCGGCATCGGCCTGCGCCAGGCCGCCGGGCTGTCGCTTGCGCTGACGCCGCTGTCGGGCACGGTGCTGGTGCTGCTGACCGACCTGCAGCTCACGCACCCCGGCTTCGCGCCGGCGGTGGTGCCGATCGTGTTGTCGGCGATCGCCTTCATGGAGCTGCTGGGGCCGCTGGCGGTGCAGGCCGGCCTGCGCCTGGCTGGCGAGCACCGGCCCGAGCCTTCGTGGCGCGCGCCGCAGGCGGAGGTGGCGGCATGA
- the apaG gene encoding Co2+/Mg2+ efflux protein ApaG, protein MAQPRFDCSVRVQYLEDRSEPPDGPYAFSYTVTVRNTGDIAAQLVARHWIVTDAQGQVEEVRGLAVVGHQPLLAPGESFEYTSWTMIATPFGRMRGTFFCMTEDAHAFEAPVPEFALVSPGQLH, encoded by the coding sequence ATGGCCCAGCCCCGGTTCGATTGCAGCGTGCGCGTGCAGTATTTGGAGGACCGTTCGGAACCGCCGGACGGCCCCTACGCGTTCTCGTACACGGTGACTGTGCGCAACACCGGCGACATCGCGGCCCAGCTCGTCGCCCGCCACTGGATCGTCACCGACGCCCAGGGCCAGGTCGAGGAGGTGCGTGGCCTGGCCGTCGTCGGCCACCAGCCGCTGCTCGCGCCCGGCGAGAGCTTCGAGTACACGAGCTGGACGATGATCGCCACGCCCTTCGGCCGCATGCGCGGCACCTTCTTCTGCATGACCGAGGACGCGCACGCGTTCGAAGCCCCGGTGCCCGAGTTCGCGCTCGTCTCGCCGGGCCAGCTGCACTGA
- the rpe gene encoding ribulose-phosphate 3-epimerase, which produces MTTYRIAPSLLSADFARLGEEVRNVVAAGADWIHFDVMDNHYVPNLTFGPMVCQALRKHTEAPIDVHLMVQPVDALATAFAKAGADLVSFHPDASTHVDRTLQLIKAEGCQAGLVFNPAEPLDVLEWVIDKVDLVLIMSVNPGFGGQSFIDSALRKIEKARKIIDASGRDIRLEVDGGIKVDNIRRVADAGADTFVAGSAIFSQPDYAAVIAAMRAELAR; this is translated from the coding sequence ATGACCACGTACCGCATCGCTCCTTCGCTCCTGTCGGCCGATTTCGCCCGCCTGGGCGAGGAAGTCCGCAACGTCGTCGCCGCCGGCGCCGACTGGATCCACTTCGACGTGATGGACAACCATTACGTCCCGAACCTGACCTTCGGCCCGATGGTCTGCCAGGCGCTGCGCAAGCACACCGAGGCGCCGATCGACGTGCACCTGATGGTGCAGCCGGTGGACGCGCTGGCCACGGCCTTCGCCAAGGCCGGCGCGGACCTGGTGAGCTTCCACCCCGACGCCAGCACGCACGTCGACCGCACGCTGCAGCTGATCAAGGCCGAAGGCTGCCAGGCGGGCCTGGTGTTCAACCCCGCCGAGCCGCTGGATGTGCTGGAGTGGGTGATCGACAAGGTCGACCTGGTGCTGATCATGAGCGTCAACCCGGGCTTCGGCGGGCAGAGCTTCATCGACAGCGCGCTGAGGAAGATCGAGAAGGCGCGCAAGATCATCGACGCGTCCGGCCGCGACATCCGGCTGGAAGTCGACGGCGGCATCAAGGTCGACAACATCCGGCGTGTGGCGGATGCCGGCGCCGACACCTTCGTCGCCGGCAGCGCGATCTTCAGCCAGCCGGACTACGCAGCAGTCATCGCGGCGATGCGGGCCGAGCTGGCGCGCTGA
- a CDS encoding YbdK family carboxylate-amine ligase, which produces MSLEKFSDSRPLTLGVELELQIVSTHDYDLTPAAADLLRLLGKRKLPGSIVPEITDSMIELSTGICEDHADALAQLTEIRDALVASADKLGVALSGGGTHPFQDWSQRRIFDKPRFKQISELYGYLSKQFTIFGQHVHVGCANADEALVLLHGLGRYIPHLIALSASSPFVQGTDTAFHSARLNSVFAFPLSGRAPFVLTWEDFGVFFAKMTRTGVVKSMKDFYWDIRPKPEFGTIEVRVLDTPLTIEKAAAMAGLIQCLARWLRVERPFQPAEDDYLPYTFNRFQACRFGLDALYVDPGSGEHRPLREDLQALLVRLEPHAADLRAEGALQFLRRELEGHGNDACWIRATQAREHLLNEVVRRQTLRWAGRGG; this is translated from the coding sequence ATGAGCCTCGAGAAGTTCTCCGATTCGCGCCCGCTGACGCTGGGCGTCGAGCTCGAGCTGCAGATCGTCTCGACGCACGACTACGACCTGACCCCGGCGGCCGCCGACCTGCTGCGCCTGCTGGGCAAGCGCAAGCTGCCCGGCAGCATCGTGCCCGAGATCACCGACAGCATGATCGAGCTGTCGACCGGCATCTGCGAGGACCATGCCGACGCGCTGGCGCAGCTGACCGAGATCCGCGACGCGCTGGTCGCCTCGGCCGACAAGCTGGGCGTCGCGCTGTCGGGCGGCGGCACGCACCCGTTCCAGGACTGGAGCCAGCGCCGCATCTTCGACAAACCCCGCTTCAAGCAGATCAGCGAGCTCTACGGCTACCTGTCCAAGCAGTTCACGATCTTCGGCCAGCACGTGCACGTGGGCTGCGCCAACGCCGACGAGGCGCTGGTGCTGCTGCACGGGCTGGGGCGCTACATCCCGCACCTGATCGCGCTGTCGGCCTCGTCGCCCTTCGTGCAGGGCACCGACACCGCCTTCCACTCGGCGCGGCTGAACTCGGTGTTCGCCTTCCCGCTGTCGGGCCGCGCGCCCTTCGTGCTGACCTGGGAGGACTTCGGCGTCTTCTTCGCCAAGATGACGCGCACCGGCGTCGTCAAGAGCATGAAGGACTTCTACTGGGACATCCGGCCCAAGCCCGAGTTCGGCACGATCGAGGTGCGTGTGCTCGACACCCCGCTGACGATCGAGAAGGCCGCGGCGATGGCCGGGCTGATCCAGTGCCTGGCGCGCTGGCTGCGTGTCGAGCGCCCGTTCCAGCCGGCCGAGGACGATTACCTGCCCTACACCTTCAACCGCTTCCAGGCCTGCCGCTTCGGGCTGGACGCGCTCTACGTCGACCCCGGCAGCGGCGAGCACCGCCCGCTGCGCGAGGATCTGCAGGCGCTGCTGGTCCGCCTGGAGCCGCACGCCGCCGACCTGCGCGCCGAAGGTGCCTTGCAGTTCCTGCGCCGCGAGCTGGAAGGCCACGGCAACGACGCCTGCTGGATCCGCGCGACGCAGGCGCGCGAGCACCTGCTCAACGAAGTGGTGCGGCGGCAGACGCTGCGCTGGGCCGGACGGGGCGGCTGA